In Sedimentibacter sp. MB31-C6, one genomic interval encodes:
- the larA gene encoding nickel-dependent lactate racemase: MAKVELPYGKEKVVLEVPDDRLQSVLVSELHHYTPEGSQIELVRKAIENPIGSDRLSSMAKDKDKIVIISSDHTRPVPSKIIMPLMLEEIRRGNPEADITILISTGCHRETTRNELIEKFGNEIVSNEKIYIHDCDDESMFVKLGILPSGGELIINKLATEADLLVAEGFIEPHFFAGYSGGRKSVLPGIASRLTVLANHSSEFIADPNSRTGILEGNPIHKDMIWAAKTARLAYIVNVIINDKKEVIYAVAGDAIEAHEKGCEFLSGLCKVKAVSADIVVSTNGGYPLDQNIYQAVKGMTAAEVTVKQDGVIIMLAKSSDGHGGDVFYKTFKEADDIKKVLDTFVSRGRNETEADQWQSQVFIRVLQKAKIIYVSDADDETIKDFHMIPAKNVKDALKKAEEILGNDNATVTVIPDGVSVMVVE, translated from the coding sequence TTGGCAAAAGTTGAGTTACCATACGGTAAGGAAAAAGTTGTATTGGAAGTTCCTGATGATAGACTTCAGTCAGTTCTTGTAAGCGAATTACATCACTATACACCTGAAGGAAGTCAGATTGAATTAGTGAGGAAGGCTATAGAAAACCCTATAGGCTCAGATAGATTAAGTAGCATGGCAAAAGATAAAGATAAAATAGTAATTATATCTAGCGACCATACGAGACCTGTACCAAGTAAAATTATTATGCCATTAATGTTAGAGGAAATACGCAGAGGAAATCCAGAAGCAGATATTACTATACTAATATCTACAGGTTGCCATAGAGAAACTACGAGAAATGAATTAATCGAAAAATTTGGAAATGAAATAGTGAGTAATGAAAAAATTTATATACATGATTGTGATGATGAAAGTATGTTTGTAAAATTAGGGATATTACCTTCAGGTGGAGAACTGATAATAAATAAACTTGCTACTGAAGCGGATCTTCTTGTTGCAGAAGGGTTTATCGAGCCTCACTTTTTTGCTGGATATTCAGGAGGAAGAAAAAGCGTTCTTCCAGGTATTGCAAGTCGATTGACAGTTCTTGCTAACCATAGTTCAGAATTTATAGCTGACCCTAATTCAAGAACAGGAATATTAGAAGGTAATCCTATACATAAAGATATGATATGGGCAGCAAAAACAGCTAGACTCGCTTATATAGTTAATGTTATAATTAATGATAAAAAAGAAGTTATTTATGCTGTGGCTGGAGATGCAATTGAAGCACATGAAAAAGGCTGTGAGTTTTTATCAGGACTTTGTAAAGTTAAGGCAGTATCAGCTGATATAGTAGTTTCAACAAATGGTGGTTATCCATTAGACCAAAATATTTATCAGGCAGTAAAGGGTATGACAGCAGCAGAAGTTACTGTAAAACAAGATGGAGTTATTATTATGCTTGCTAAATCAAGCGATGGGCATGGCGGCGACGTATTTTATAAAACATTTAAAGAAGCTGATGATATTAAGAAGGTATTAGATACCTTTGTATCAAGAGGCAGAAATGAAACTGAGGCAGACCAATGGCAGTCACAAGTTTTTATTAGAGTTTTACAAAAGGCTAAAATTATTTATGTTTCAGATGCAGACGATGAAACTATAAAGGATTTCCATATGATACCGGCCAAAAATGTAAAAGATGCATTAAAGAAAGCAGAAGAAATATTAGGAAATGACAATGCCACAGTAACAGTTATTCCTGATGGAGTTTCTGTAATGGTTGTTGAATAA